One Rouxiella sp. S1S-2 genomic window, CGGGAAGCAGCGCGGTACTTTCATGGCGTTCGCGAGCCGCCAGCCAGACCGGTGACTCCTGAACTTTGAAATAGATAAACGGCAGCAGGAAAATCGGCACCGCGCCGATAACAAACATGCCGCGCCAGCCCACTACGTTATAGAGCAACCCATAAACCACGCCCGCCAGCAGATATCCAAACGGGTAACCTGCCTGGAAAATACCGGACATCAGACCGCGTGAACGGTCTGGAATAGTCTCCATCGCCAGCGATGATGCCACGCCCCATACGCCGCCCATTGCCACGCCGTAAATCACCCTGAGGATCAGGAAAACGGTCAGCGACGGCGCCGCAGCGGTGCAGAGTTCGAAGAAAGAGAAGAACAGAATATTGACCATCAGCACCGGCTTGCGCCCGAACTTTTCAGCCGCGCGGCCAAACAGCAACGCACCAATCGGTCGCACCGCTAACGTAAGTAAAATGGCCAACGTCACGTCTTTAATATCAACGTGATACGAGGTGGCGATATCACTGAGCAAAAAAACCAGCAGAAAGAAGTCGAAGGCGTCCAGAGTCCAACTAAGGAAACTGGCAATGGCGACATTACGTTGCCGGGAAGTCCAACCAAACATGATGAGTTACCTTATTC contains:
- a CDS encoding MFS transporter, whose protein sequence is MFGWTSRQRNVAIASFLSWTLDAFDFFLLVFLLSDIATSYHVDIKDVTLAILLTLAVRPIGALLFGRAAEKFGRKPVLMVNILFFSFFELCTAAAPSLTVFLILRVIYGVAMGGVWGVASSLAMETIPDRSRGLMSGIFQAGYPFGYLLAGVVYGLLYNVVGWRGMFVIGAVPIFLLPFIYFKVQESPVWLAARERHESTALLPVLKTHWKLCVYLVVLMAAFNFFSHGTQDLYPTFLKVQHGFDAHTVSIIAICYNIASIIGGVTFGILSERIGRKKAIIIAALLSLPVLPLWAFAGGSWTLGLGAFLMQFTVQGAWGVIPSYLTELVPDNTRAVLPGFVYQLGNLIASVNATLQVYIAESHGHNYGLAMAMVAGTVAIVISVLVFFGRDTRGKVITAASNVKG